TAGAATTAAATAGAAGTTTAACAAAAAATGTAAAGTAATTCCAGTGCCGGAAAACTGTAAAGACCTTTTGTCTGCAGGCTGTTACGCCCAATATATGGATTTCACCGTTGCTGGAAAAGGCCTTAAGGCATGAGAGAGCTTTAAGCCGGGGCCGGCTGCCGTGCCGGAAGGAACAGTGCGGGCGGGCCGCTGCCTGGAAAGGATGCTGGCGGTTACCTAAGAGGAGGGTTCGTTTTGCCCGAAAGGTACATGTTAAATTTCGATACCCGGAATCTGCCCCAGGAGGAAGATGAGTACATAATCCTGGGAAGCGGAATTGCCGGGTTGTATACTTCCCTGGCAGCTTCCCAGGCCGGCGGTTCGGTTACCGTTTTAACCAAGCAGACAATGATGGATACGGGCACCGACAAGGCGCAGGGAGGAATAGCTGCTGCGCTGGGGGACACCGATTCCCCCGCCCTGCACCGGGAAGATACCCTTGTCGCGGGAGCCGGCCTGTGCGACGCCGAAGCGGTAAACGCCCTGGTCAGCGAAGGGCCGGACCGGGTCAGGGAGCTGATCAAGCTGGGCGCCATCTTCGACTGCGATAATGAAGGGTTGTGCCTGACCAGGGAGGGGGCGCACAGCAGGCGGCGCATTTTGCATGCCAGCGGCGATGCCACCGGGGCCGAAATCCAGAGGGTGCTCACCAAACGGGTTCTCGAGGATGACCGGGTGAAGGTGCTGGAGAACCACTATGTGGTGGACCTTCTGGTGCGGGAGAACGTCTGTTACGGGGTACTGGCCTACGACCGGCTGGCCCGGACCCTGAAAGTTTTTCGCGGCAAGGTGGTCGTTCTGGCCACCGGCGGGGTGGGGCGCCTTTTCGAGCACAACACCAACCCCGAAATAGCCACCGGCGACGGCGTTGCCATTGCCTTCCGGGCCGGGGCCGAGGTAATGGACATGGAGTTTATCCAGTTTCATCCCACCGTGCTGAACCTGCCCGGCGCCCCGCGCTTTTTGATAACCGAGGCGGTGCGCGGCGAGGGGGCTTACCTGCGCAACAGCCGGGGGCAGCGCTTCATGCCCCGCTACCACGACCTGGCCGAACTGGCTCCCAGGGATGTGGTGGTCCGGGCGATTTTAAAGGAGATGGCCGAAACCGGCTCGAATAAAGTGTACCTCGATCTGACCCACCTGGACCCGGAGGTAATTAAGGCCCGCTTTCCCAACATTACCAGAACCTGCGCGGAATACAACCTGGATATTACCGTTGTTCCCATACCCGTTGCCCCGGCGGCGCACTACATGATGGGCGGCGTTAAAACCAACCTGGTTGGCGAGACCAGCATCAAAGGCCTTTATGCCTGCGGGGAGGTTGCCTGCCCGGGGGTGCACGGCGCCAACCGGCTGGCCAGCAATTCCCTGCTGGAAGGGCTGGTATTTGGCGGCAGGATAGTGGAGGAGACCAGGCGGTTCCTGAAAGATTACCGCCTTCGCTACCCTGAGTTTGCCTGCGACTGGCTCCTGGAACCGGTGAAAATGGATTTTGCCTCTTTGCGCAAAGAGCTTGAGGTGCTGATGGGGCAGAAGGTGGGGCCCGTCCGCAGCGGGGCCGGGCTTAAGGAGGCACTTGAATTTTTTGACCGCTGGAGTTTTCTGAGCCGGCATCAGGTGGAGGGCGTTGAGGAAATGGAAGTTAAGAACATGCTCCAGGTGGGCGAACTGGTGGCCGAGGCGGCCCTTGCCCGCCGGGAAAGCCGCGGCGGGCACTACCGGGTGGATTACCCCGACACCCACCGGCGCTGGCAGAAGCATATAATTTTCAGGCGGTAAGTGCTGCCTTGCAAACAAAAAATACATATGAAGGAGCGGACCGGCGCCAGGCGCCGGTTAATTTATAAAGAACAGGATAATATTGACTTTGCCTGCGGCCGGCAGTATACTGGCGTGGAAAAATATATTTAATGTTGTGTTTCGGGAGCGTGTAAAAAAGAAATGAAGGCCGGAAAATTGAGAACTCCTGGATTGTTCCTGGTCATCTGCGTTGCCGCCCTTTTGCTGTTAACGGCGGGCTGTTCCCTCTGGGGAGGTGAAGAGGAAGCTGTCAACCCCCTGGTTATAAAGCCGGAGGATTTTGGCATCTTCCTGTTCGAGTCCTCGGAAGAGATTTACCGGGCCAACGTGAAGGACCCCCAGATGTGGGCCAGGCTCCGGGAGTACGCCGACCGCGATCCGGAATATGCCGCCCATTACAAGTGGCTGTACGATACATACGTCCGCTGGGATGAGTACCGCCGCTCCCAGCTCAAGGAGATAATGGAAGAATATCTTCCCCAGCCGATGTCCGAAAGGCTGATCAAGAAAGGCAAGCAGACGGCCGGTTTAAACGAGGTTATCGAATTTATCAGGACAGACCGTTTCTTTGCAAAAAAAAGGAGCACCCTGGTCGATTTTTATGCCTGGTACGGGGCAAACTATGCCCTGCCGCACTACGAGCAGGTCAGGCCGCTTCTCCAGCGCAAGGCGGACATTGCTGCCGGGATGGTGGAAAAAGGGTTTGACATTGTAGGGTTCATGGAAAAGGAAAGCGGGATTAAGCTCAAGGAGAGGCCGGGCACCATCGAGCTGCTGCTCAACATGAGGATGATTGGCGCCTCCGGCTTTTACCGGGACAGGGATTCGCTGACCACCATCCAGTGGGGGATCGGCCCGGAAAAAATCTGGGCAGTGCCCTTCCACGAGCTGTCGCACTCCTTTTTTGCCACCTTTACCAGGGGCTGGTACTTCAAATATCTGGCCTGGAAGATGAAAAAAGACGAAAAACTTATGGAGAGGTTCAAAGAAGATGTGCCGTACACCTGGGAGGGCTGGATTGAAGAAAACCTGGCGGAGGGCTTTTCGCGCTATATCAGCGTGCGCAAAGGCATAACCAGGGACGTGGGTGAAGGGATTTACGTCTTCGACAAGGAGTATGCAGAAGCTTTAGTTTCCGGCTTTAACCCTAAAAACACCTCCCTGAAGGACTTCACCATCAAGTTTTTAAAACAGAAATACAACATATAAAAGGGGAATAGCGACGTGGAGCTGAACCAAATTGAGCTGAACAGGCTGATCGAGCGCTGCCTGAGAGAGGATATAGGCACCGGCGATCTTACCACCAACAGCATTGTGCCGCCG
The window above is part of the Pelotomaculum thermopropionicum SI genome. Proteins encoded here:
- a CDS encoding hypothetical protein (containing Phage_integrase), with the translated sequence MKAGKLRTPGLFLVICVAALLLLTAGCSLWGGEEEAVNPLVIKPEDFGIFLFESSEEIYRANVKDPQMWARLREYADRDPEYAAHYKWLYDTYVRWDEYRRSQLKEIMEEYLPQPMSERLIKKGKQTAGLNEVIEFIRTDRFFAKKRSTLVDFYAWYGANYALPHYEQVRPLLQRKADIAAGMVEKGFDIVGFMEKESGIKLKERPGTIELLLNMRMIGASGFYRDRDSLTTIQWGIGPEKIWAVPFHELSHSFFATFTRGWYFKYLAWKMKKDEKLMERFKEDVPYTWEGWIEENLAEGFSRYISVRKGITRDVGEGIYVFDKEYAEALVSGFNPKNTSLKDFTIKFLKQKYNI
- the NadB gene encoding aspartate oxidase, which gives rise to MPERYMLNFDTRNLPQEEDEYIILGSGIAGLYTSLAASQAGGSVTVLTKQTMMDTGTDKAQGGIAAALGDTDSPALHREDTLVAGAGLCDAEAVNALVSEGPDRVRELIKLGAIFDCDNEGLCLTREGAHSRRRILHASGDATGAEIQRVLTKRVLEDDRVKVLENHYVVDLLVRENVCYGVLAYDRLARTLKVFRGKVVVLATGGVGRLFEHNTNPEIATGDGVAIAFRAGAEVMDMEFIQFHPTVLNLPGAPRFLITEAVRGEGAYLRNSRGQRFMPRYHDLAELAPRDVVVRAILKEMAETGSNKVYLDLTHLDPEVIKARFPNITRTCAEYNLDITVVPIPVAPAAHYMMGGVKTNLVGETSIKGLYACGEVACPGVHGANRLASNSLLEGLVFGGRIVEETRRFLKDYRLRYPEFACDWLLEPVKMDFASLRKELEVLMGQKVGPVRSGAGLKEALEFFDRWSFLSRHQVEGVEEMEVKNMLQVGELVAEAALARRESRGGHYRVDYPDTHRRWQKHIIFRR